The Antennarius striatus isolate MH-2024 chromosome 8, ASM4005453v1, whole genome shotgun sequence nucleotide sequence CTGGCCGATGCAAAAATGTGacacactgaaaaaacaaaatgggaGAGAGGGGACACTTTAGTCGGATGATGTGAAAATGCGTATTTCAGCAACATTAGTATTTCATGAGGTAGGTAGAAAAAAATATAAGCATAAAGAAGTCAAATAGACAAATATCAATATACACTACAAGATTTCTTAAAATATATATGCTCGAAACAGTGAAGCAATcttgatttcattttatatagTTATAACATGGCGATTGCCATGCCTCAAAATGACTACAGGCTAGAAAATGAGCAAATAAAGTTGCTCATTTTACAACTACCTAACATTACATGAGCTCAAACTAAACATTAAATACTTTCAGAGGGTCAACATGTTGGGAACATTTGACTTCAAAGCTTCTTGTCCTCTCAGGAACAAATGCTACAGTCTACACACTGATGGTTGTGTGCTTCCTGTGGTGACAGCAGTTTGTTATTGCTCAAGAAGTGTGTTTGATGGAAAAGGTTTACGCCTGTTTTGACAGTTAAATTACTGTGTTAAATAATGACGATTATTTATTCTGCTGTGTGTTGTGCAACTGTTACATGTTGTTTCCACCACAAGTTGGAAAACCTTCAAAAATATTCAActggaaacaaaacaagttaAACGTGCATTAGAAGGAATGTGTGTCGTCTCTCTGTGAGTAGGTGCATACCTGTTCACCGCCGTCTCATCCAAACAGAGGAGATTGTGGCTTGCGTAGCTCAAAACCAGCTGTTTCAACtgctcagacagctgctggGAGGAGTACAACAGCTGCACACGACAGGCAGAGAAAAACCTCTCAGCCGAGTTCACAGCAAACATAAATTTTACTCTCAGTCACCAAAATCTTAGAatagaatttgtttttaaaatgaaattatattaaGACATAACTGGTATTCACTGTAGCTTGAATTTCAAGAgctaaatcaaaacaaaaccagaaatattgtttttcctGTTATCCAAATTCAGCAGTTGACAAACcaatataaacacacactagTGAAAACATGACTTCCTTGACAGAGAAAAGTAATCACAATTAAACAATTTTATGCAAGACTAATGCACTAAAACCAGCAGTTCAACTACAAACCACTGGTgaggaaatatatttacataaattgcgCTAACCATCACTTAAAACTACCTTAGTGTTGATTTCTAACGGTAAAGCGCTGCAGAAGGTATTGCTCCTGACTGTAGATTCCAGGTGGTTGAAGAAAGGCTGACATTCCCACAGGAAATGCGGCACTTCAGCAGCACAAATCTCTTTTTCCTGATGGTTGTGACtataaaaacagacaatcaTAAGAGAGCATTTTCCTCTGAAAAGTCAAATGCATTATTACTTATCAGTATCTTACTTGTTGCTAAGGCTGTTCTGTAAGTGATCCGCTTTGTCCGTGAGGATCTGGAGCTGTATCATTAGGATGTTGATCTCCAGACAGTTGCAGGCGTCGCAGACGCAGGAGGCTGCAGATCCACCAGGTGGCGCCAGAGCAGCTTCTTCCAGCAGCATCAGCGGAACCAGCAACTCTAGCGCCCGGAGAAACACTATTATTAGTACGTTTTTATAAAAGAATAGACAATCTAACCGTATGCTCCTATCTTAAATGCAAATAATGATGATTAATTTGAAACGTTTGCGCACCgcggttgtttttttttttgccttcaatAAAAGCTGCAAAATGCGGGATCATCAAAAAAAGGACTTTAAATTTTGTGGACAAGTACAAATTagaccttttttaaatttttttttttcaatttgcatGTGGCGAGGAAGGGAAGTCTCTCACCTTGATCAGTAATTTGAGGCCATTCTTCCCCTTTGATCGCTGTCTCGTCACCCACTTCCTGCGGGAGGTCCCACGAACGGAGCTGCGTGGATCTCCCGACCGAAACGAGCTCCACACCAGACAGACCTCCACGATCCACCACGTTGTCCACCATCGGGTTTATTCTCATTGGAACAACTGCtggggataaataaaaaaaacaacctgaatGTCTTATTTTACAGCGGTAGTAACCTGTATGAGTTGTTGACAGTGTGCACCTGCTAGTTTTATTAACTGGGAATAACTTATTTTGCTAACTAGCCCCGATGCTAACTTTTAGCAAAAACACAACTGTGACTTTTGGATAATtaaatacatatgtatatataaataatataacaaataaataatataataaaaaaaaagttataatactgtaataagcATAGCAGATAATTGTAGTTAGAAGTTAATTTCTATGCTAGCCAGCGGTCAGCCTACCTCGATCCCTCCGCTCCTCTCCTGTGGTCGAATCCCGCCGCGCGCGGAAAAGGtcacaggaaagaaaaagtagTTCCTGGTCAAACAACACGTGTTACTTCAAACCCACATTTTAAAACCACCTTAGATACACATGTGGGGTCAGACATGACCCCGTtggctgtttttcttcaacagcttcaaaataaaagcttgtaatATATTGATATTCCACTGAACAAGGGTTGTCAGACACACTGGAGTCCCCGGATGAGTCTTCTGAAGGGGATGTGGATGTGTCGGACCGACGGAGCCTCAAGGGCTCTACAGTAGGCCAAAAcctttaacaacaacaacagggttgtgtcatgatgatgacatcatctatACTGGATCCACCTAACTTACCTATTATATAGATCCCGAAAACATGCACCCAACatttggaattattttattacaagtatccagattttttttttgaaaatcctGACATTTAACAGATGTGTAAAATCCAATTGAATGACTGGATTTTATTATATCAGCTACCTTAAGATTCAGTGAATGCTTTCTTGTCACACAATCTACAAAATATGAGCAAAATCTATTGACAAAGTTTTAAGATATTGTGTGGACAAAAACACATGtttatgatcacatgacctccttcACTCGTTGGTAGAGGTAAAGAGGCTCTTGCTTCACTGAAACTCTTGACATGTACACTGTCAACAGATGGATACAGTGATGTTCTTCCTTTCACTTTACCGTAAGTACAATCATATTCAGTGTTTGCTGTGACATTGTGATCAGTTTATTGTCATTAGCATAGATTTTAAAGTTAGGAATTCATGCAGGAGAAAATGTAATGTGTGCCCTGGAGCACCTCTTTCGCTTCCTGCTTCTGTCCTGCCTGTCTGTCACAGCTAATTTTCATTATGCAAATAAGTTTTCCAAATGTGATCCAACTCATATTGTCTATCAAAGATATGTGGAGATATCTACTTATGTCATCTAAACCTTTTTTCAGTTTCTTCTTAGGTATAAGTTTA carries:
- the c8h19orf67 gene encoding UPF0575 protein C19orf67 homolog, with the translated sequence MVDNVVDRGGLSGVELVSVGRSTQLRSWDLPQEVGDETAIKGEEWPQITDQELLVPLMLLEEAALAPPGGSAASCVCDACNCLEINILMIQLQILTDKADHLQNSLSNNHNHQEKEICAAEVPHFLWECQPFFNHLESTVRSNTFCSALPLEINTKLLYSSQQLSEQLKQLVLSYASHNLLCLDETAVNSVSHFCIGQFQLGQLRVSTFLYCRMTPYLAHVDTGLYKCMRWKVDRLTDEKQQLKNKDQEWESEEEEEEEEEQAAGSVGDSEYYFLCCEYNLNTHENEHCNVMKTWSIGQWVQVLPDPNTEDIYDWIICEVPQGSYKSLVLLGSDEPSSVSATESLLLLL